The DNA sequence ATAAAACAGTTAACAAAGTTGATTTTAAAATTTAGAAATGATCGTGATTGGCAGCAATTCCATAATCCAAAAGATTTAGCACTCTCATTATCGCTTGAAGCGAGTGAACTATTAGAACTTTTTCAATGGAAGACCAGTGAAGAAGCAGTTGAAAAGGACTTAGGAAAGATGAAAGATGAACTTGCAGATGTAATTACATATGCTTTGTTATTTGCCAATGAAACTGGAATTGATGTTTTAAGTGCGGTAAAACAAAAAATGATGAAAAACGATGAGAAGTACCCTGTAGAAAAGGCTTT is a window from the Exiguobacterium sp. BMC-KP genome containing:
- a CDS encoding nucleotide pyrophosphohydrolase, encoding MNEIKQLTKLILKFRNDRDWQQFHNPKDLALSLSLEASELLELFQWKTSEEAVEKDLGKMKDELADVITYALLFANETGIDVLSAVKQKMMKNDEKYPVEKAFGVNEKYNEL